A portion of the Cryptomeria japonica chromosome 5, Sugi_1.0, whole genome shotgun sequence genome contains these proteins:
- the LOC131028777 gene encoding FAS1 domain-containing protein SELMODRAFT_448915: MASMRLIITTLVLLSVLGASKAQLSNISDMDIALAEMKAGSYNGFAMLLQMLMESGSPIPTRDVTFLMPNDTLLADQTSLAFNALPDFIIRHTIRSPLKFNNLLLIPNGTIIPSPLHKYGLIVSNHGSRNFFVNNARIVIPDVCRASSFIACHGISDVLISPRGTSPPPHSPPPHPSPSPSPAPVPQAPHIAPPPHSPPPHSSPSPSPSPVPQAPPPSPPIAPQPAPATAPAPAPSSSDAMPRAYISVLVLFISAIVVGLANP, encoded by the coding sequence ATGGCCTCAATGCGCTTGATCATCACCACTTTGGTCCTATTATCTGTGTTGGGTGCAAGCAAGGCCCAGCTCAGCAATATCTCGGACATGGATATAGCACTGGCGGAGATGAAGGCCGGATCCTACAACGGTTTCGCGATGCTGCTGCAAATGCTGATGGAATCTGGCAGCCCCATACCCACAAGGGATGTGACGTTTCTGATGCCCAACGACACCCTCCTCGCCGACCAGACCTCTCTCGCCTTCAACGCCCTCCCTGACTTTATCATCAGGCACACCATCCGCTCACCACTCAAgttcaacaatctcctactcatCCCCAATGGCACAATTATCCCTTCCCCTCTTCACAAGTACGGGCTCATCGTCTCTAACCATGGAAGTCGCAACTTCTTTGTCAACAACGCCCGAATTGTTATCCCCGATGTCTGCAGAGCCTCAAGTTTCATTGCATGCCATGGAATTAGCGATGTTCTGATTAGTCCTCGCGGTACTTCTCCTCCTCCTCATTCTCCTCCGCCCcatccttctccttctccatctccaGCTCCAGTGCCCCAAGCCCCCCACATCGCCCCtcctcctcattctcctcctccccattcttctccatctccatctccatctccagtGCCCCAAGCCCCTCCTCCTTCTCCTCCTATAGCGCCACAGCCTGCCCCTGCTACTGCCCCTGCCCCTGCGCCGTCTTCTAGTGATGCCATGCCCAGAGCATACATTTCAGTGCTTGTGCTCTTCATTTCCGCCATTGTAGTGGGTCTTGCAAACCCATGA